The following are from one region of the Noviherbaspirillum sedimenti genome:
- the modB gene encoding molybdate ABC transporter permease subunit translates to MDAAWIALALSLKVAAWATAINLVFGVGIGFLLARRRFPGRDLLDTLLTLPMVLPPTVLGYYLLVLIGRRGWLGAWLQEHFGINLIFTWQAAVLAAAIVAFPLVFKPARAAFEAVDGQLEQAARVLGISEMAIFFRVSLPLAWRGILAGLLLAFARALGEFGATLMVAGSIPGKTQTLSVAVYEAVQAGQDGLANLLVLITSTVCVAVLLAAGWLAPGHSGRRA, encoded by the coding sequence ATGGACGCAGCCTGGATCGCACTGGCGCTGTCGCTGAAGGTGGCCGCCTGGGCCACCGCGATCAACCTGGTGTTCGGGGTGGGGATCGGTTTTTTGCTGGCGCGTCGGCGCTTTCCCGGACGCGATCTGCTCGATACCCTGCTGACGCTGCCGATGGTGCTGCCGCCGACCGTGCTGGGCTATTACCTGCTGGTGCTGATCGGTCGGCGTGGCTGGCTTGGCGCCTGGCTGCAAGAGCATTTCGGCATCAATCTCATCTTTACCTGGCAGGCGGCGGTGCTGGCTGCTGCCATCGTCGCCTTTCCACTGGTGTTCAAGCCGGCGCGGGCGGCCTTTGAGGCGGTCGATGGCCAACTTGAGCAGGCTGCGCGGGTGCTGGGCATTTCCGAAATGGCGATTTTCTTCAGGGTCAGCCTGCCACTGGCATGGCGCGGCATTCTGGCCGGCCTGTTGCTGGCGTTCGCCCGTGCGCTGGGTGAGTTTGGCGCGACCCTGATGGTCGCAGGCAGCATCCCCGGCAAGACGCAGACGCTCTCGGTGGCGGTATATGAGGCGGTGCAGGCCGGCCAGGACGGCCTGGCCAATTTGCTGGTGCTGATCACTTCGACGGTGTGCGTGGCGGTGCTGCTGGCGGCCGGGTGGCTGGCGCCAGGCCACAGCGGTCGGCGCGCATAG
- a CDS encoding flagellar motor protein — protein sequence MDWASVAGIALALGGLLAGQLLEGGHLGSLVQPAAFIIVGVGTVGAVLLQSGMPDFVRGVRMARSVFVLPADTSAALELQVTTWSALARREGLLSLERYLDGVKEPFKAKGLRMLIDGIDPFKLKDILEAELDSYERRERLAIKVWDAAGGYAPTVGIIGAVLGLIHVMENLANPAQLGSGIAVAFVATIYGVGLANLVFLPIANKLKSLLAHEVAQREMLIAAFFGIALGDNPRVIQERMSAHRH from the coding sequence GTGGACTGGGCTAGCGTAGCCGGCATTGCGCTGGCGCTGGGCGGCCTGCTGGCCGGCCAGTTGCTGGAGGGCGGCCACCTGGGCTCGCTGGTGCAGCCGGCCGCCTTCATCATCGTCGGGGTCGGCACCGTGGGTGCGGTGCTGCTGCAAAGCGGCATGCCGGATTTTGTGCGCGGCGTGCGCATGGCCAGGTCCGTGTTCGTGCTGCCAGCCGATACTTCCGCCGCGCTGGAGTTGCAGGTGACGACCTGGAGCGCGCTGGCGCGGCGCGAAGGCTTGCTGAGCCTGGAGCGCTATCTCGATGGCGTCAAGGAGCCTTTCAAGGCCAAGGGCTTGCGCATGCTGATCGACGGCATCGACCCGTTCAAGCTCAAGGATATCCTGGAAGCCGAACTGGACAGTTACGAGCGGCGCGAGCGACTGGCGATCAAGGTGTGGGACGCCGCCGGCGGCTACGCCCCGACCGTCGGCATCATCGGCGCCGTGCTCGGGCTGATTCACGTGATGGAAAATCTTGCCAATCCCGCCCAGCTTGGCAGCGGCATCGCGGTGGCCTTCGTCGCCACGATCTACGGCGTGGGGCTGGCCAACCTGGTATTCCTGCCGATCGCCAATAAACTCAAATCCTTGCTGGCGCACGAGGTGGCGCAGCGCGAGATGCTGATTGCGGCTTTCTTCGGCATCGCCCTGGGCGACAACCCGCGGGTGATCCAGGAACGCATGAGCGCGCACCGGCATTAA
- a CDS encoding TOBE domain-containing protein has product MTMQLQGTVWLTVDGENFGGTGRIALLAQIAACGSITRAAKAAGMSYKAAWDAIDAMNNLAGEPLVERLAGGKGGGGTRLTQRGAQLVANFATIEREHRRFVELLDSQAGGIADDYLLVRRMAMKTSARNQFFGRVTALKAGAVNDEVTLEVAGGHSIVAIVTHESTESLGLQPGAEAFALIKSSMVILVTDDEGAKFSARNRLRGTVARVQPGAVNAEVVLELSGGATLAAIVTNESSQALGLAVGQPVTAIFKASSVILGVPS; this is encoded by the coding sequence ATGACGATGCAATTGCAAGGCACGGTATGGCTGACTGTGGATGGGGAAAATTTCGGCGGCACAGGGCGCATTGCGCTGCTGGCGCAGATTGCCGCATGCGGCTCGATCACCCGGGCAGCCAAAGCTGCCGGCATGAGTTACAAGGCAGCCTGGGATGCCATCGATGCCATGAACAACCTGGCCGGTGAGCCACTGGTGGAGCGGCTGGCGGGCGGCAAGGGCGGTGGCGGCACCCGTCTGACCCAGCGCGGCGCGCAACTGGTGGCCAATTTCGCCACCATCGAACGAGAACACCGACGTTTTGTCGAACTGCTCGACAGCCAGGCAGGAGGCATCGCCGACGATTATCTGCTTGTCAGGAGAATGGCCATGAAAACCAGCGCGCGCAACCAGTTTTTCGGCAGGGTCACGGCGCTCAAGGCAGGCGCCGTCAACGATGAAGTCACGCTGGAGGTGGCCGGCGGTCACAGCATCGTGGCAATCGTCACGCATGAAAGCACGGAAAGTCTGGGCTTGCAGCCTGGGGCGGAAGCTTTCGCGCTGATCAAGTCATCCATGGTGATCCTTGTAACGGATGATGAAGGTGCGAAATTTTCCGCCCGCAATCGCCTGCGCGGAACCGTGGCACGCGTGCAGCCGGGCGCGGTGAATGCCGAGGTGGTGCTCGAATTGTCCGGCGGCGCCACGCTGGCGGCGATCGTCACCAATGAAAGCAGCCAGGCGCTCGGGCTTGCGGTGGGTCAGCCCGTCACGGCGATCTTCAAGGCGTCGAGCGTGATCCTTGGGGTACCGTCATAG
- a CDS encoding ABC transporter ATP-binding protein, producing the protein MLFDIDIDKTLRSGQRSFYLRLRLRSAHRRIVILGPSGAGKSISLQAIAGLLRPDHGHIRLDGRSLFDAAAGIDLAPQQRRLGYLFQDYALFPHLNVRQNIAFGLTGGWRNPPADAGGAAVDYWLDAFGLRPMARQMPAELSGGQRQRTALARALVAQPRALLLDEPFAALDPALRVTLRQELDHLQRELQVPMILITHDQEDAAMFGEQVLRMQDGAVEMAPDGSDAAALIGF; encoded by the coding sequence ATGCTGTTCGACATCGACATCGACAAGACCCTGCGCTCCGGCCAGCGCAGTTTTTATCTGCGCTTGCGTTTGCGCTCAGCGCACCGGCGCATCGTCATTCTCGGCCCTTCCGGTGCCGGCAAGAGCATCAGCCTGCAGGCAATCGCCGGGCTGCTGCGCCCGGACCACGGACATATCCGCCTGGACGGGCGCAGCCTGTTCGATGCGGCGGCCGGTATCGACCTCGCGCCGCAGCAACGCCGGCTGGGGTATCTGTTCCAGGATTACGCCTTGTTTCCGCACCTGAATGTGCGCCAGAATATCGCATTCGGCTTGACGGGCGGCTGGCGCAATCCGCCTGCGGATGCCGGCGGCGCCGCGGTCGATTACTGGCTGGATGCCTTCGGCCTGCGGCCGATGGCGCGGCAAATGCCGGCTGAGTTGTCCGGCGGCCAGCGCCAGCGTACCGCGCTGGCGCGCGCGCTGGTGGCGCAGCCGCGGGCGCTGTTGCTGGACGAGCCGTTCGCGGCGCTCGATCCGGCGCTGCGCGTGACGCTGCGGCAGGAGTTGGATCATTTACAAAGGGAATTGCAGGTGCCGATGATTCTGATTACCCACGATCAGGAAGATGCGGCGATGTTTGGCGAACAGGTGCTGCGGATGCAGGATGGCGCGGTCGAGATGGCGCCGGATGGCAGCGATGCGGCGGCGTTGATCGGTTTCTGA
- a CDS encoding flagella synthesis protein FlgN, translated as MNPSGNSPAHSLHEENRTARMLLDLLKQEQTQLIAADIDALTALTEEKTRLVARMSELATGRHQALAAAGFTATEQGMQAWLDSLQAATVRQSWQELLDLARAAKDINRSNGLLIGKHLARNQGALNVLKGGAQGQALYGPNGQSAVRTTVRGLAIG; from the coding sequence ATGAACCCATCCGGCAACAGCCCTGCGCACTCCCTGCATGAAGAAAACCGCACGGCGCGCATGCTGCTCGACCTGTTGAAACAAGAGCAGACACAGCTGATTGCCGCCGATATCGATGCCCTGACCGCCTTAACCGAGGAAAAGACCCGGCTGGTGGCGCGCATGTCGGAACTGGCGACTGGCCGCCATCAGGCGCTGGCCGCCGCCGGCTTCACCGCCACGGAACAAGGCATGCAAGCCTGGCTGGACAGCCTGCAGGCAGCCACCGTGCGGCAGTCGTGGCAGGAGTTGCTGGATCTGGCCCGCGCCGCCAAGGACATCAACCGCAGCAACGGTCTGCTGATCGGCAAGCACCTGGCGCGCAACCAGGGCGCACTGAACGTCTTGAAGGGCGGCGCGCAAGGCCAGGCCCTCTACGGCCCCAACGGCCAGTCTGCCGTCAGAACGACCGTGCGCGGGCTGGCGATCGGCTAG
- the flhF gene encoding flagellar biosynthesis protein FlhF: MNVRKFTATTSREALRKVRDALGADAVILSNRSIDGTIEILALAPEDMSALAEPVADMPAVAPAPALAPAPTPMISQSTLAALAPRHLAENNQAARLAESLSAAREMNAAAEQSAASELGKVMTEIRAMRGMLESQLAEIAFSSQQKREPAKSAVMREMLSAGFSASLARFLTEKMPAGATVAAGMHWVRSILARNLASIDNENDILDQGGVYALVGPTGVGKTTTTAKLAARCVMRHGAGKLALITTDGYRIGGYEQLRIYGKILGVMVHSVKDETDLKIALDELRNKHTVLIDTVGMSQRDQMVAEQVAMLSGTGSQVKRLLCMSATSTGETLSEVVRAYQGGGLSGCIMTKLDEAATIGGVLDVAIRQKLKMYYVANGQRVPEDLHVANKDYLVDRAFKLKRETAPFQFQDAELPMVVANAARGMNDASLREVSLG; encoded by the coding sequence ATGAACGTAAGAAAATTCACCGCAACTACATCCCGTGAGGCATTGCGCAAGGTGCGCGACGCCCTCGGCGCGGACGCCGTGATCCTCTCCAACCGCAGCATCGACGGCACGATCGAGATCCTGGCACTGGCGCCGGAAGACATGTCGGCGCTGGCGGAACCGGTGGCAGATATGCCGGCCGTGGCGCCTGCACCCGCTCTCGCACCCGCGCCAACTCCCATGATTTCGCAATCGACCCTGGCGGCGCTGGCGCCGCGCCATCTGGCCGAGAACAATCAGGCAGCACGCCTGGCTGAATCTCTCAGTGCCGCGCGCGAGATGAACGCAGCGGCCGAACAGTCGGCCGCCAGCGAACTGGGCAAGGTGATGACCGAGATCCGCGCCATGCGCGGCATGCTGGAGTCGCAACTGGCGGAGATCGCCTTCAGCAGCCAGCAAAAGCGCGAGCCGGCGAAGTCGGCGGTCATGCGCGAAATGCTGTCGGCCGGCTTTTCCGCCAGTCTGGCGCGCTTCCTGACGGAAAAAATGCCTGCCGGCGCAACGGTGGCGGCCGGCATGCACTGGGTTCGTTCGATCCTGGCACGCAACCTGGCGTCGATCGATAACGAGAACGACATCCTCGACCAGGGCGGCGTGTACGCACTGGTGGGACCGACCGGGGTCGGCAAGACCACCACCACCGCCAAGCTGGCGGCACGCTGCGTGATGCGCCACGGCGCCGGCAAGCTGGCGCTGATCACGACCGACGGCTACCGTATCGGCGGCTACGAGCAACTGCGCATCTACGGCAAAATCCTGGGCGTCATGGTGCATTCAGTCAAGGATGAAACCGACCTGAAGATCGCCCTGGATGAATTGCGCAACAAGCACACGGTCTTGATCGATACCGTGGGCATGAGCCAGCGCGACCAGATGGTGGCCGAGCAGGTCGCCATGCTGTCGGGCACCGGCTCCCAGGTCAAGCGCCTGCTGTGCATGTCGGCCACTTCGACCGGCGAAACGCTGAGCGAGGTGGTGCGCGCCTATCAGGGCGGCGGACTGTCCGGCTGCATCATGACCAAGCTGGACGAGGCGGCGACCATTGGCGGCGTGCTGGACGTGGCGATCCGCCAGAAGCTGAAAATGTATTATGTGGCCAACGGCCAGCGCGTGCCGGAAGACCTGCACGTGGCCAACAAGGATTACCTGGTCGACCGCGCCTTCAAGCTCAAGCGTGAAACCGCACCGTTCCAGTTTCAGGATGCCGAGTTGCCGATGGTGGTTGCCAATGCGGCGCGCGGCATGAACGACGCCAGCCTGCGCGAGGTGTCCCTTGGCTAA
- the modA gene encoding molybdate ABC transporter substrate-binding protein, translating into MHFSSLKVLLGAIVVSVGSFAQAGEITVSAAASLTNAFREIAGAYEAQHPGGKVALNFAASGVLLQQMAKGAPVDVFASADQETMDMAVQQGLVKAAARRDFARNTLQVVVPADSKLALKGLPDLTQAAVSKIAIGNPASVPVGRYARHALEAARLWPLLETKAIHTQNVRQSLDYVARGEVDAGFVYATDAALMPGKVRVAFSVPLDTAILYPIARTAASTNGAEASRFVNFIASRAGQAILAKYGFQQP; encoded by the coding sequence ATGCATTTTTCATCGCTCAAAGTGCTTCTGGGCGCTATCGTTGTCAGTGTGGGAAGTTTCGCCCAGGCCGGCGAGATCACCGTATCGGCTGCCGCCAGCCTGACCAATGCCTTCCGCGAAATCGCCGGCGCTTACGAAGCGCAACATCCCGGCGGCAAGGTGGCGTTGAATTTTGCTGCGTCCGGTGTGCTGCTGCAGCAGATGGCCAAGGGTGCACCGGTCGATGTGTTTGCCTCGGCCGATCAGGAAACGATGGACATGGCGGTGCAGCAAGGGCTGGTAAAGGCGGCGGCGCGCCGCGATTTTGCCCGCAACACCCTGCAGGTGGTGGTGCCGGCCGACAGCAAGCTGGCACTTAAGGGATTGCCAGACCTGACGCAAGCTGCGGTGAGCAAGATCGCCATCGGTAATCCGGCCAGCGTGCCGGTCGGCCGTTATGCCAGGCACGCGCTGGAGGCGGCGCGCCTGTGGCCGCTGCTTGAAACCAAGGCGATTCATACCCAGAACGTGCGGCAGTCGCTGGATTATGTCGCGCGCGGCGAAGTCGATGCCGGCTTCGTATATGCCACCGACGCCGCGCTAATGCCGGGCAAGGTCAGGGTGGCGTTTTCAGTGCCGCTGGATACGGCCATTCTCTATCCGATTGCCAGAACCGCGGCCAGCACGAACGGTGCGGAAGCAAGCCGCTTTGTCAATTTCATCGCATCCCGGGCCGGCCAGGCGATCCTCGCCAAATACGGCTTTCAACAGCCCTGA
- a CDS encoding RNA polymerase sigma factor FliA produces MYTAHGKSDKNHLLQEHAPLVKRLAHQMKAKLPHSVEVDDLVQAGMIGLLDAVNRYEDNHGAQFETYAVQRIRGAMLDELRSSDWLPRSIRQNMRKIEEAMQKLQQRLGRPPLETEVAKQLKLSLVEYQDLLNDSGGHQLVYYEDFHESEDNEHFLDRYCTDQSDDPLQSLMNTGFREAVIDAIGALPEREKILMGLYYEQEMNLKEIGAVMNVSESRVSQLHSQAIARLRSFLREQAWTGLA; encoded by the coding sequence ATGTACACCGCGCATGGAAAATCGGACAAGAATCACCTGCTGCAGGAACATGCGCCGCTGGTGAAGCGGCTTGCGCACCAGATGAAGGCCAAGCTGCCGCACAGCGTCGAAGTCGACGACCTGGTGCAGGCCGGCATGATCGGCTTGCTGGACGCCGTCAATCGCTACGAGGATAACCACGGAGCGCAGTTCGAGACGTATGCGGTGCAGCGTATACGCGGCGCCATGCTGGACGAGTTGCGCAGCAGCGACTGGCTGCCACGCAGTATCCGCCAGAACATGCGCAAGATCGAGGAGGCCATGCAGAAGCTGCAGCAGCGCCTCGGCCGGCCACCGCTGGAAACCGAAGTGGCCAAGCAACTGAAGTTGTCGCTGGTCGAATACCAGGACCTGCTGAACGACAGCGGCGGCCACCAGCTGGTCTATTACGAAGATTTCCACGAGAGCGAGGACAACGAACATTTCCTCGACCGCTATTGCACCGACCAGTCGGACGATCCGCTGCAAAGCCTGATGAACACCGGCTTTCGCGAGGCCGTGATCGATGCCATCGGCGCCTTGCCGGAGCGGGAAAAGATTCTCATGGGCTTGTACTACGAGCAGGAAATGAATCTCAAGGAGATCGGTGCGGTGATGAATGTGTCGGAATCGCGCGTGTCGCAACTGCACAGCCAGGCAATCGCGCGCCTGCGTAGCTTTTTACGGGAGCAGGCGTGGACTGGGCTAGCGTAG
- a CDS encoding MinD/ParA family ATP-binding protein, with protein MANFRNDQAEGLRRMLAGPRPRVFTFLSALPDEEKNAMLVNLGASLVRAGSEVLLLDARASTGGIAARLDAPRRASLLDVARQEGRMAELVQAMPQGFGVARLAHATLQARAQLQAAPQDDLLMRRLGQNFDALAQQHDIVVVDGELGADDGFALPALAGGEIVVQVTNSAASIKAAYAMIKRLSATLGRRPFSVLVSGVGEREAKLVHENIAQVASRYLATQVALLGSVPADEHLGRAARLGRSVVEAFPLAGASLAFRKLAGRCSMGDVADMAPAGGMRMAG; from the coding sequence TTGGCTAACTTCCGCAACGACCAGGCTGAAGGCCTGCGCCGCATGCTGGCGGGGCCGCGGCCGCGCGTGTTCACCTTCCTGTCGGCGTTGCCAGACGAGGAAAAAAATGCGATGCTGGTGAACCTTGGCGCTTCCCTGGTGCGCGCCGGCAGCGAAGTACTGCTGCTCGATGCGCGCGCGAGCACCGGCGGTATCGCCGCGCGGCTGGATGCGCCGCGCCGGGCCAGCCTGCTGGATGTGGCGCGCCAGGAGGGCAGGATGGCTGAACTGGTGCAGGCCATGCCGCAGGGTTTTGGCGTGGCCAGGCTGGCACATGCGACATTGCAGGCGCGCGCGCAGTTACAGGCGGCACCGCAGGATGACTTGCTGATGCGTCGTCTCGGCCAGAATTTCGACGCGCTGGCGCAGCAACACGATATTGTGGTGGTCGATGGCGAACTTGGCGCCGATGACGGATTCGCGCTGCCGGCGCTGGCTGGCGGTGAAATCGTCGTGCAGGTCACGAACAGCGCCGCGTCCATCAAGGCGGCGTATGCGATGATCAAGCGCCTGAGTGCCACGCTCGGACGGCGGCCATTCAGCGTGCTGGTGAGTGGCGTCGGCGAGCGCGAAGCGAAGCTGGTGCACGAGAATATCGCGCAGGTTGCCAGCCGTTACCTGGCAACCCAGGTGGCATTGCTGGGTTCGGTGCCGGCCGACGAGCACCTCGGTCGCGCCGCCAGGCTCGGGCGCAGCGTGGTCGAGGCCTTTCCGCTGGCCGGCGCGTCGCTGGCGTTCCGCAAGCTGGCCGGGCGTTGCTCGATGGGGGACGTGGCGGACATGGCGCCGGCGGGCGGCATGCGGATGGCGGGTTAA
- the flhA gene encoding flagellar biosynthesis protein FlhA: MNSLKLPLWMSGANSKALAAPILIIMMLAMMVLPLPAFVLDMFFSFNLALSIIILLTSLYTIKPLDFMAFPAVLLISTMLRLSLNVASTRIVLAEGHTGPDAAGKVIEAFGHFLIGGNYTVGIVVFVILTIINFVVVTKGAGRIAEVGARFALDAMPGKQMAIDADLNAGLIGEAEARSRRQQVSQEAEFYGSMDGASKYVKGDAIAGIIVTLVNVIGGLIVGMLQHDMAFGDALENYTLLAIGDGLVAQIPSLVISVAAGIIVSRVASDEDIGTQLISQLFAKPQVMYITAAIVGGMGIIPGMPHIPFIFLASLLAGGAYMISQRANQATQSMQEAPEAAAAAAAAVAAPEGEEASWQDIVPVDTLGLEVGYRLIPLVDKGQGGELLRRIKGIRKKFAQEVGFLSPPVHIRDNLELKPSAYRITLKGVEVGSGEAHAGQFLAINPGMVSGTLPGAATTDPAFGLPAVWIDAGMRDQAQAMGYTVVDAGTVVATHLNHLITTHAAELLGRQEVQQLLDHLGKESPKLVEDLVPKLLSISTLQKVLQNLLIEGVHIRDMRTIIEILAEFAPQLQDPNELTAQVRIALGRAIVQQIFASSNELAVMTLDNRLERLLMQALQTSGPDGGGIEPGLADTLAMQTANAARQQEQMGLTPVLLVPGPLRALLARFLRRAIPQLKVLSHAEVPETKTIKVTSLVGNMA; encoded by the coding sequence ATGAATAGCCTGAAACTGCCGCTGTGGATGTCTGGCGCGAACTCGAAGGCGCTGGCAGCGCCAATCCTGATCATCATGATGCTGGCGATGATGGTGCTGCCCCTGCCGGCGTTCGTGCTCGATATGTTCTTCAGCTTTAACCTGGCGCTGTCGATCATCATCCTGCTGACTTCCCTGTACACCATCAAGCCGCTTGACTTCATGGCCTTCCCGGCCGTGCTGCTGATATCGACCATGCTGCGCCTGTCGCTGAACGTGGCTTCCACCCGCATCGTGCTCGCCGAAGGGCATACCGGCCCGGACGCCGCCGGCAAGGTGATCGAGGCCTTTGGCCACTTCCTGATCGGCGGCAATTACACGGTCGGTATCGTGGTGTTCGTGATCCTGACCATCATCAATTTCGTCGTGGTGACCAAGGGCGCCGGCCGTATCGCCGAAGTCGGCGCGCGTTTCGCCCTGGATGCGATGCCCGGCAAGCAGATGGCGATCGACGCCGACCTCAACGCCGGCCTGATCGGCGAGGCGGAGGCGCGCAGCCGCCGTCAGCAGGTGTCGCAGGAAGCTGAATTCTATGGTTCCATGGATGGCGCCAGCAAATACGTCAAGGGTGATGCCATCGCCGGCATCATCGTCACGCTCGTCAATGTCATCGGCGGCCTGATCGTCGGCATGCTCCAGCATGACATGGCTTTTGGCGACGCCCTGGAAAACTATACGCTGCTGGCGATCGGTGACGGCCTGGTGGCGCAAATTCCTTCACTGGTGATTTCGGTGGCGGCCGGTATCATCGTCTCGCGCGTGGCCAGCGACGAGGACATCGGCACCCAGCTGATCAGCCAGCTGTTCGCCAAGCCGCAAGTCATGTACATCACAGCCGCGATTGTCGGCGGCATGGGCATCATTCCCGGCATGCCGCACATCCCCTTCATTTTCCTGGCATCGCTGCTTGCTGGCGGCGCCTACATGATTTCGCAGCGCGCCAACCAGGCCACGCAGTCCATGCAGGAGGCGCCAGAGGCGGCCGCGGCAGCCGCCGCGGCGGTGGCTGCCCCGGAAGGCGAGGAAGCATCCTGGCAGGATATCGTGCCGGTCGACACCCTCGGCCTGGAAGTCGGCTACCGTCTGATTCCGCTGGTGGACAAGGGGCAGGGCGGCGAGCTGCTGCGCCGCATCAAGGGCATCCGCAAGAAATTTGCCCAGGAAGTCGGTTTTCTTTCGCCGCCGGTGCACATCCGCGACAATCTGGAATTGAAGCCTTCCGCCTACCGCATCACATTGAAGGGTGTGGAAGTCGGCAGCGGCGAGGCACATGCCGGGCAGTTCCTGGCGATCAATCCCGGTATGGTCAGCGGCACCTTGCCGGGCGCTGCCACCACCGATCCGGCCTTCGGCCTGCCAGCGGTGTGGATCGACGCCGGCATGCGCGACCAGGCCCAGGCGATGGGGTATACCGTGGTCGATGCCGGCACCGTGGTGGCCACCCACCTGAACCACCTGATCACCACGCATGCGGCCGAGTTGCTGGGTCGTCAGGAAGTGCAGCAATTGCTGGATCATCTTGGCAAGGAGTCGCCGAAACTGGTGGAAGACCTGGTGCCCAAGCTGCTATCGATTTCGACTTTGCAGAAAGTGCTGCAGAACCTGCTGATCGAAGGCGTGCACATCCGCGACATGCGCACCATCATCGAGATCCTGGCCGAATTTGCGCCGCAGCTGCAGGACCCCAATGAGCTGACCGCACAGGTGCGCATCGCCCTGGGTCGCGCCATCGTCCAGCAGATTTTTGCGTCGTCCAACGAACTGGCGGTCATGACCCTGGACAATCGCCTGGAGCGCCTGCTGATGCAGGCCCTGCAGACCAGCGGCCCGGATGGCGGCGGCATCGAGCCGGGCCTGGCCGACACCCTGGCGATGCAGACAGCGAACGCGGCGCGCCAGCAGGAACAGATGGGACTGACCCCGGTGCTGCTGGTGCCGGGACCGTTGCGCGCGTTGCTGGCGCGCTTCCTGCGCCGCGCGATTCCGCAGCTGAAGGTGCTGTCGCACGCCGAAGTGCCGGAAACAAAGACGATCAAGGTGACCAGCCTGGTGGGCAATATGGCCTGA
- the motD gene encoding flagellar motor protein MotD — translation MARRRHEEEHENHERWLVSYADFITLLFAFFVVMYAISSVNEGKYRVLANSLGNAFGTGAAVSASQVAPERQQAFPLRRQPAPDRQQVEALRRERTAMTAIARQIQQALAPLVKRGIVRVTQTSRGVKVEINASILFAPGDARLTAESGEALTAIAGIMKEDSHAMQVEGHTDNVPISNAAFPSNWELSSARASSVVRLLADNGVAHERLTAVGHAENFPVGPNESTEGRLRNRRVEILILAGLPEQATEVPLAPEDAVN, via the coding sequence ATGGCACGCAGAAGGCATGAAGAAGAGCATGAAAACCATGAGCGCTGGCTAGTCTCATATGCCGATTTCATCACGCTGCTGTTTGCGTTCTTTGTCGTGATGTATGCCATCTCTTCGGTCAACGAAGGCAAGTACCGCGTCCTGGCCAATTCGCTGGGCAACGCCTTCGGCACCGGAGCGGCGGTTTCCGCTTCCCAGGTAGCGCCGGAGCGCCAGCAAGCCTTTCCGCTGCGCCGCCAGCCCGCGCCGGACCGTCAGCAGGTCGAGGCCTTGCGCCGCGAAAGAACGGCGATGACGGCGATTGCACGCCAGATCCAGCAGGCGCTGGCGCCGCTGGTCAAGCGCGGTATCGTGCGTGTGACCCAGACCAGCCGTGGCGTCAAGGTCGAGATCAACGCCAGCATCCTGTTCGCACCGGGGGACGCCAGGCTCACCGCTGAATCCGGCGAAGCCTTGACTGCCATCGCCGGCATCATGAAGGAAGATAGCCACGCCATGCAGGTGGAAGGGCATACCGACAATGTGCCGATCAGCAATGCCGCCTTTCCGTCGAACTGGGAATTGTCGAGCGCGCGCGCCAGCAGCGTGGTGCGCCTGCTGGCCGACAACGGCGTTGCGCATGAGCGCCTGACCGCGGTCGGCCATGCCGAAAATTTCCCGGTGGGGCCGAACGAGAGCACCGAAGGGCGCTTGCGCAACCGTCGTGTGGAAATCCTGATTCTGGCCGGCTTGCCGGAACAGGCGACTGAAGTGCCGCTGGCACCGGAAGACGCCGTTAATTGA